The nucleotide window CCGTACGCAAGTCAGCTCCACGCCGTAACATCATCGTCGCGAAGGAGTGACGCAGCTTATGACTGGAGTAGTTTTGACGTTGATTAGCCGGTGATTCCTGCTGGAAGCGTTCAAAGGTTTCGGTGGATATGAGCTGAATGCTGCGAATCGAAAGTCTCTTCCCTTTTTGCGAGACAAATAGTGCTTCCTCTTTCGGTCGCCAAGGATCGAGACGCTCAGCCATAGCTTGAGATAACACGTCCGCCACGGTCTCTGGTACAGGAAGCGAGCGCCATTTCCGACCTTTACCGAATACATCCAATGTACGCCGCTCCGCGTTATAGTCTTTGCAATCCAAAGCATGCACTTCTCCAACCCGTAATCCCATATATCCCATCAGCAGAAAAACAGCCAGATTGCGTGTGCGATACTTGCCATCTACCGACTCCAGAAAACGTGTCAGCCCACTTTCATCAAGGAAAACGGGTGCACGGTTTTTTTCGGTTTTGGATTTCTTGATCCCAAACGCCGGATTATTCGTTAACAATTCGAGTTCAATGAGGGACTTGTAAAAACAGTTCACCGCCGCATGTTTGCGATTTCTCGTGGTATCACTTACCCCACGCTCCCGAGCGCGGGACAGAAACGACAGCACATGCAGCTTTTTGACCTGCTCCAGTGACTTTCCTTGAATGGAGACCAGGAATTCTACCACGTCACCTGTGTATGATTTTACCGTATGGCCTGTATATCCGGCGTCCTTCATCCATATGTGAAAAGCTTCTAGCTCGTCCGCATATTGCTCCTGGATCTCCTCAGTCATCAACTAGCCCTCACCTCGATTCTATTTATTATAGTCTAAGCTGAACAGAACCCCTACGCTTCGTCCACAATAACAACGTCAATCAGCGGAATGATCGTTTCGGGTGTGCCCTGACTACGAGTAAGTACAAACGATGGCAATGGATTCTCGTGTAGCCCATTCACGGATTCACAGATCTGTGTATATAAATCCATATGCAACGTCTCGCCTTCACCCGCCACATCAATGACAGGCCAATCGTTCTGAACACAGGCAGGCCAGTAAGCCAGTTCATTCGCCGGCACGATACTCAGTTGCTGAATGGACGGATCAATATGGTAGATTCCTTGCCGTTCAGGTTCATCGCCCAGCTTGTCCACGGCAAGCATTCGAGCAGATGGCTCGTCTGGTACAGAATAGAGTGAATAACACCACGGAGTGACGCCCCAGACAATTGCCATCAGACCCTCTTCCAGCATCGTATCTGACAGTTCTCCTTCCGCAAATTGTTCAATCAGATTATGGTTACCCGGTCCGATTAGTTCCTCCACACGCTTAGCGAGTCGAGGCAAGTCAGCGAGAATAAATCCTCCTCTGCCATAGGAGTCAAATACATGATGGTTCCTAGTCCAAACTGGTTGAGATGGCACAGCCAACGACGCTGCTTCTGCCGGGAAAAGCGATATATATACGGTAATAACCTGCGCATACTTAACCATTGCAAGTTGTTCAGGTTCAAGCGTGCCTTCAGCGATACGAGGTGTTTTCATATGCAGGGAGATTCGAAGTTCGTATTCCCCTTCTGCAAATGCTGACCAACCCAGATTAACAGGTTGTTCAACCCCCTCAATAGAAGCAATGGAGATCGTGCTATCCGGGTTGAGTTTAACAGCATATTGTACGTATGCTAGCTCCTGACCATAGATGATATTGGCATCTTGACGATCGACGGGTGATTCCAACGGTTGTGCAATGACAGATACTTTACGTCCATCCTTCAGAAGGCGCTGCGGATCAATATCCAACTGTAAGGCTTGTGTGTCCCCCGATTGTGAGATATGCAGCTTTGCCTCGGCAAGTACGGCTGAGTCAGCCAGCGCAAATCCAAAAGCTGCATTTTGATGATCTGAATTTGTATGTAATGGTGTGTTCATGATACATCCCCTCTCTTATGTCTGATGGCATGTCACATCCCCAAATATATTTCATATTTGGCTTAGCCGCAACCCCGGCTCCTTGATTTAGTTCAACACGCCCCTTATTACTTACCCATATATGAAGAAAATTCCAACCTCCCCCTGCTGTTATCATCCTTTATCTTGCTATATAAAAAAATCCTCATCCCGCTTCGCCTAAGCGATACGTAATGAGGAAAAATGAAGAGGTTCTCGGTTAAAGATGATGTTCTCGACTAATCTATTTATCCTTCGCTCTGAAAGCACTGGAGATCCGGCGTGCCGGGTTCAGATGACTGTAATGACGTCCATACGCAAAGTAGATAATCAGTCCGATGATCAACCAAGCAAAGAACGTAATCCATGTCAGCGCTGCAAGGCGTGTCATCAAGTATACACAACCCAAGGCACTCAGAATCGGAATCAGTGGCACGAGTGGAACGCGGAAACCACGTTTGAGATCTGGGTTATTTTTACGCAACACGATAATGCCCAGACTTACGACTGCAAATGCAAACAACGTTCCGATGTTCGTGAGCTCCGCCAGATGTCCCAGTGAGATGAACCCGGAGAACAGAGCAACGATGATGCCCGCAACCCATGTCCCTACCGCTGGTGTCTGACTTTTGCCACTAACCTTGGAGAAGACCGGAGACAGTAGTCCGTCACGAGACATGGAATAGAGCAAACGTGTCTGACCATACATCATGACCAGCAATACGGTCGTAATGCCGGTAATCGCTCCAAGAGATACAATCCATGACAATCCCTTCAATTGAACAAATTCAAATGCAAACGCAACGGGATCACTTACATTCAACATGTTATACGGCACGATCCCTGTCAGGATTAACGATACAACAATGTAGAGAACGGTACAGATCGCCAGTGATGCAATAATTCCAATCGGTAAATCTCGCTGTGGCCGCTTAACTTCTTCTGCCGCAGTGGAGACCGCATCAAATCCGATATAGGCAAAAAATACCGTAGCTGCTCCCGCAGTCACACCTGAGATACCAAAAGGTAAGAATGGCTGCCAGTTCGTTGGCTCTACATAGAAGACACCTACACCAATGAAGATCAGTACCACAATGATTTTAATCGCAACCATGATGCCATTCGCACGAGCCGCCTCCTTCACCCCTCGGGTAAGCAGGAAAGTAATAATTAACGTAATGACCGCAGCTGTGATATCAAAATAAGTACCCTTTTCCGGGCTAAACGCACTCGTCAGCGCATGTGGTAACTCCAATCCAAATCCGGACAATAACGTTTGGAAATATCCAGACCACCCACTCGCTACCGCAGCACTCGCGAATCCATATTCCAATATTAGATCCCATCCCAGAACCCAGGCAATAACTTCACCAAAAGCCGTATAGCTATACGTGTACGCACTACCCGATGCCGGTATACTTGATGCAAATTCCGAGTAACACAATGCCGCGAAGGCACATATGATACCTGCCAGCAAAAATGATAATACAAGTCCGGGTCCGGCATACGTTGCGGCAGCTACACCGGTCAGTACGAAAATGCCTGTACCAATAATGGCACCTACCCCGAGTGTGGTTAAGTCCAACGGACCGAGTGCCCGTTTCAATGCACTGTTGTTATCGCCCCCGGAGGCAATTGGTTTTTTACGAAATAATGAAGATCGTTGTTCGTTCTCGCGCATAGTCATGTTCCTCTCGTCATGAATCTTGATTGTGCTATGAATGTAGCAGAGATTGGATGGCTTCCCATCTGTTCTATGAAAAAGTCATTTGTTCTATCTTATCGATCACCTATAAAAACCTATCGAATTCTACACGTTATCGCGTTGCTTGGTTAAATTTATTTTTGGAGATCACTTATTTTGTTCTTTTTCCGCGAAAATTATCATGATCTGTTGCACGTGAATGAATATGAAAATGGATTTAAAACAAAACTGCGTATAATTTATATTATGCGCAGTTTTTATGAGCCTTAATTTCCAAGAATAAGCTCTTCAACCCTTTGTTATATGAATTTAAGAAAATGAGAGCTCTTTTCGTCTTTTTCTGCTGTCCCTTCCTACCTTATCCTGTCTAATTCGACGATATGCAAGCACGTTAAAGAGCCACATAGCGTTATGCGGCCCTTCATTTCGTAATATTAGGTAGAGGTTATATGAAAATACGAATCACGAAAAAGCAATTCTCTCCGCGTCCGACATCCGGTATTGGGATAACAGATAATCTTTGCTCTGCATCGCCGTATGACGGATTGCGTCCAGATCAACATGAAGCAGCTTGCCCTCTCGCTTCACGAGTCTGCCTGCCACAAACACGGTATCGACATTGGATGGATTGGCAAACTGAACGACAGCACCGATCGGATCATGGACGGGAAACATATTCAGATCGGTGGTACGAATCATGATCAGATCCGCTTCCTTTCCTGGGGTCAGCGTTCCTACCTTCTGCTCCAAACCCAATGCTTGGGCACCAGCTGAAGTTGCAAATCTCAGTACTTGGCTGGACTGCAAGTTCAACTCACCTGGCATCTCAACCTGCTGCAGAAGTTGTTCATTCGCTCTGGATCGTTCAGCTTGAAGTGCAAACTTCATCTGCGAGAACATATCCCCGCCTGTTGACGTCACCACATCTACACCGAGTGTAGGGGTTCCTCCATGTTCGAGAAAATAGCCGGTTGCCGGATATCCATGACCCATCATCATTTCAACCTCAGGTGTGACCGACAGAGAAGCACCACTATCCGCCAGCATTTTGTATTCATCCATGCCCATGGTGTTACCGTGAACAATATTCACTCGTGGACTTAACAGCCCCGCTTCATACAAATGACTAACAGAGCGATCTACAGACCCCCAACTGCCAAATCCGGCATGCATGGAACAGATCGCATCTAGTTCTTGAGCTAGCTCAATCTCCTTCACCGTTGTATCCCAATGACTGAACTCCGGACCACGAATAGCAAGTCCATAAGTGAGCAATTGATCCCTTGATGAAAAATATCGTTCTTTGACTCTTCTCACATCATTCGAATACGTGAGCAGACTATCCCGATTCCAGTAGTTCGTCTCACCAGGTACTCCATGAGCAAATACAGCCCGAATCCCGGCATCCTGAAGTCCACGAATCAGTTCATCCGTGTGCTCGGAAGAATACGGCATGCTCCAATCCAATACTGTCGTCACTCCTGCGTTAAGCGCTTCCAAGGAACCGAGCAGGTTGGCAATATAACTATCTTGTGGACGGAGCTTGCTTCCCATCGCACCATAATAGAGATTTTGCAAATAGACTGGCAAGGACCAGTTGGTTCCCGCTGTTTTGACCAGTGATTCCCACACATGCCGATGTGTGTCCACCAGCCCAGGCATAATAATCATGGATGAAGCATCAATGACCTCCGCATCCGGAATATCCAGATCGGGCTGAACCGCCGTGATCAACGAATCTTGAATCAGAACGTCCGCCCTCTTATACTGTCCAACTCGAGCATCCATCGACAACACACAGCCATTTTTCAACAGATAACTTGTCCGCACAAGACACATCTCCCATCTGATTTGTTTTGAAAGACGATCACATCCTGCTTACGAATCCGCACTGCTTCTGACTATTGTTTCGCTAGTATATATACATTATATAGTTTATGTTAATATTTTTCAATTTTGGGTTTTGCGTTTCGCTCGAAATCTTCTGACCTTCATCAGGTTTCCACACATCTTATCATCACAGTACTTCTGTGTTCTGCTTCGGGTATCATCATAGAACATCCAGCGACAATCCGAATTATCACAGATGCGAATCCTGCCCGCTTCTCCCTCCACCAAAGTCACAGCAAAATCAGCAGCTACTTCAGCCATAACCTGATGCCAATGAGCTTCTACGGCTTCCAGCTGGAGCTTCAGTCCCTGATCAATTGTAGTCAATCTTCTTCTCACATGCCCTGCTTCCATAAAGTCATTCAACCAATTACGTTCCTGTTCTGTTAAGGATGCTCCGGAAGATACACGAGATCCGAGAGCCAACAATTCATTTCTGAAGTTTCTCATCGACAACTCATCTTCTGGGGATGCGGGGACAGAAGCATGAAGTTGCCATCGATCCAAGAAATCTTGCTGCCAGCTTGCCTTTCCGAGCCTGTCCTCCGATCGATCTCCCCCACGCCAATCATGATAATCACTGTTTACAAAATCAGTCCATAACCTGTTCATATATACCTCCGCCCTATGTAACCACCTTAATTCAACAAAAAAGGTTACACTCAATCCTTGATGTGTTATATTAATTGTAACCTTATTACGATGGTTTAGCTAGTTACATCAAAACAGCACTCAAGGAGGAATACTTGAATGACGAAGACAACAGCACTAGATGTGATACTTATTCAAAAGGATGACACCTGGGATCAATGCAATTGGATTGTACCTTTGTCAAAGTCCTTGGAAGGACTTACAGCGGAGCAAGCAGCTTGGATTCCACCCGCAGGGGGATTAAGCATCTGGCAGTTGGTTAACCATATGTATTATTACAACCATCGCTTATTATGTCGCATCCAAGGTAAAGAGCCTGCACTTCCAGCCGTAGACTCCAATGAGTATACGTTTGGGAATCCCGGAGATTCAACGGATGCAGACGGATGGAATACATTACTGAAGGGTACAACTCGATTAGCCCAACAGTTGAGAGATCAAATGGCGACACTACAGGAGTCAGATCTTGAAGCCGTTTATATGGATACCGAAGAGAAATGGGCACACGAACTAGCTCGCTGGGTACTCCATGATGCGTATCACGCAGGACAGATCGTGCTTCTTCGCAGACAGCAAGGAAGCTGGAATATCATTTATTAAAA belongs to Paenibacillus sp. FSL H8-0079 and includes:
- a CDS encoding tyrosine-type recombinase/integrase — translated: MTEEIQEQYADELEAFHIWMKDAGYTGHTVKSYTGDVVEFLVSIQGKSLEQVKKLHVLSFLSRARERGVSDTTRNRKHAAVNCFYKSLIELELLTNNPAFGIKKSKTEKNRAPVFLDESGLTRFLESVDGKYRTRNLAVFLLMGYMGLRVGEVHALDCKDYNAERRTLDVFGKGRKWRSLPVPETVADVLSQAMAERLDPWRPKEEALFVSQKGKRLSIRSIQLISTETFERFQQESPANQRQNYSSHKLRHSFATMMLRRGADLRTVQELLGHASIQTTTVYTHVTSREKEEAMALLEVKLPMFNAQPLHYNHEESRNS
- a CDS encoding amino acid permease, yielding MRENEQRSSLFRKKPIASGGDNNSALKRALGPLDLTTLGVGAIIGTGIFVLTGVAAATYAGPGLVLSFLLAGIICAFAALCYSEFASSIPASGSAYTYSYTAFGEVIAWVLGWDLILEYGFASAAVASGWSGYFQTLLSGFGLELPHALTSAFSPEKGTYFDITAAVITLIITFLLTRGVKEAARANGIMVAIKIIVVLIFIGVGVFYVEPTNWQPFLPFGISGVTAGAATVFFAYIGFDAVSTAAEEVKRPQRDLPIGIIASLAICTVLYIVVSLILTGIVPYNMLNVSDPVAFAFEFVQLKGLSWIVSLGAITGITTVLLVMMYGQTRLLYSMSRDGLLSPVFSKVSGKSQTPAVGTWVAGIIVALFSGFISLGHLAELTNIGTLFAFAVVSLGIIVLRKNNPDLKRGFRVPLVPLIPILSALGCVYLMTRLAALTWITFFAWLIIGLIIYFAYGRHYSHLNPARRISSAFRAKDK
- a CDS encoding amidohydrolase family protein codes for the protein MCLVRTSYLLKNGCVLSMDARVGQYKRADVLIQDSLITAVQPDLDIPDAEVIDASSMIIMPGLVDTHRHVWESLVKTAGTNWSLPVYLQNLYYGAMGSKLRPQDSYIANLLGSLEALNAGVTTVLDWSMPYSSEHTDELIRGLQDAGIRAVFAHGVPGETNYWNRDSLLTYSNDVRRVKERYFSSRDQLLTYGLAIRGPEFSHWDTTVKEIELAQELDAICSMHAGFGSWGSVDRSVSHLYEAGLLSPRVNIVHGNTMGMDEYKMLADSGASLSVTPEVEMMMGHGYPATGYFLEHGGTPTLGVDVVTSTGGDMFSQMKFALQAERSRANEQLLQQVEMPGELNLQSSQVLRFATSAGAQALGLEQKVGTLTPGKEADLIMIRTTDLNMFPVHDPIGAVVQFANPSNVDTVFVAGRLVKREGKLLHVDLDAIRHTAMQSKDYLLSQYRMSDAERIAFS
- a CDS encoding CGNR zinc finger domain-containing protein, yielding MNRLWTDFVNSDYHDWRGGDRSEDRLGKASWQQDFLDRWQLHASVPASPEDELSMRNFRNELLALGSRVSSGASLTEQERNWLNDFMEAGHVRRRLTTIDQGLKLQLEAVEAHWHQVMAEVAADFAVTLVEGEAGRIRICDNSDCRWMFYDDTRSRTQKYCDDKMCGNLMKVRRFRAKRKTQN
- a CDS encoding DinB family protein, which codes for MTKTTALDVILIQKDDTWDQCNWIVPLSKSLEGLTAEQAAWIPPAGGLSIWQLVNHMYYYNHRLLCRIQGKEPALPAVDSNEYTFGNPGDSTDADGWNTLLKGTTRLAQQLRDQMATLQESDLEAVYMDTEEKWAHELARWVLHDAYHAGQIVLLRRQQGSWNIIY